One region of Streptomyces leeuwenhoekii genomic DNA includes:
- a CDS encoding PH domain-containing protein, which yields MALFGNAHTVDPAQAQQDYARLLGHGEQVHAAYLLIRDTILFTDRRLILVDKQGITGKKTEYHSVPYRSITHFSVETAGTFDLDAELKIWISGTPAPLQKTFTKGVDIYEVQAILTQFVAR from the coding sequence ATGGCACTGTTCGGCAACGCGCACACCGTCGACCCGGCCCAGGCCCAGCAGGACTACGCCCGTCTGCTGGGTCACGGCGAGCAGGTGCACGCCGCCTACCTGCTGATCCGGGACACCATCCTGTTCACCGACCGCCGGCTGATCCTGGTCGACAAGCAGGGCATCACCGGCAAGAAGACGGAGTACCACTCCGTCCCGTACCGCAGCATCACCCACTTCTCCGTGGAGACCGCGGGCACCTTCGACCTCGACGCCGAACTGAAGATCTGGATCTCCGGCACCCCGGCCCCCCTCCAGAAGACGTTCACCAAGGGCGTCGACATCTACGAGGTCCAGGCCATCCTCACCCAGTTCGTCGCCCGCTGA